A part of Neovison vison isolate M4711 chromosome 8, ASM_NN_V1, whole genome shotgun sequence genomic DNA contains:
- the C8H20orf204 gene encoding uncharacterized protein C20orf204 homolog yields MWPEAVGCREAVGRGEEMLVVPYRVPPKPAIWAILLALLGMAPGQSGLRTCSVPDVLRHYRAVILEDLQAAVRQAGPGAEWPGPGSPHLPFIHKNLTGAAGPGWRGLGGAVCSAQKERGILLSIASLGRTLRRVVARGRRGALEKAAWTVALRTEAVMRRHCGTLSQRSRRPKTRPPRSRRGRRRLLVRALDAVATCWEKLFALRAAAPGGP; encoded by the exons ATGTGGCCAGAGGCTGTGGGTTGCCGGGAGGCCGTGGGCCGGGGAGAGGAGATGCTGGTTGTTCCGTACAGG GTGCCTCCCAAGCCTGCGATCTGGGCAATCCTGCTGGCTCTGCTGGGAATGGCGCCAGGCCAGTCGGGGCTCCGCACCTGCAGCGTCCCTGACGTGCTCCGCCACTACCGCGCCGTCATCTTGGAGGACCTGCAGGCGGCTGTGAGGCAGGCTGGGCCAGGGGCAGAGTGGCCGGGGCCAGGCTCCCCACACCTCCCTTTCATTCACAAAAACCTGACTGGAGCCGCGGGCCCTGGatggcgggggctggggggagctGTCTGCAGTGCCCAGAAG gagCGCGGTATCCTACTGTCTATCGCGTCCCTGGGTCGGACCCTGCGCAGGGTGGTGGCCCGGGGCCGCCGCGGGGCCCTGGAGAAGGCAGCGTGGACCGTCGCCTTGCGCACCGAGGCGGTGATGCGGCGCCACTGCGGGACGCTGAGCCAG CGGAGCCGGCGGCCCAAGACGCGCCCTCCCCGGAGTCGCCGCGGCCGGAGGCGGCTCCTCGTGCGCGCCCTGGACGCCGTCGCCACCTGCTGGGAGAAACTCTTCGCGCTGCGGGCGGCGGCCCCCGGGGGTCCCTAG